In Candidatus Caccoplasma merdavium, a single window of DNA contains:
- a CDS encoding esterase-like activity of phytase family protein codes for MAYNRTDSSFWLLTDRGPNVDGATVHSKVFPLADYTPHIGVFKWKGDSLCLIRKIMLRENDSTFFCGLPRTTGEGITGEKAYAPGGSEIITAERKGIDTEGLAVSPDGTFWVSDEYGPYLLHFNADGILIEEYSPFNGKLPAHYALRQPNRGMEGLCIGNDGKTLYGIMQSPLDGGCPEIFRTNIPLLVIDTENGTCREYAYTPDSRECGVSALVCLDDTTLLVLERDGKFPGDGEVCKRIYRITLPATDSLCLLSKTLAADLLQVCPEYDHDKPEGMALINDSTLGVVNDDDFGIEATVPAGCRYRQKLKNNGRTDRNEIFFFGF; via the coding sequence ATGGCTTACAACCGGACAGACTCGAGCTTCTGGCTACTGACCGACCGCGGGCCCAATGTCGACGGAGCCACGGTCCACAGCAAGGTATTCCCACTGGCCGACTATACGCCGCACATCGGCGTGTTTAAATGGAAGGGCGACTCCTTGTGCCTCATTCGCAAAATCATGCTCCGTGAAAATGACAGTACATTCTTCTGCGGCCTGCCCCGCACCACCGGAGAGGGCATCACCGGAGAGAAAGCCTATGCGCCGGGCGGCAGCGAAATCATCACGGCCGAACGCAAAGGCATCGATACCGAAGGGCTTGCAGTGTCGCCCGACGGCACCTTTTGGGTGAGCGACGAGTACGGCCCCTATCTCCTGCACTTCAATGCCGACGGGATACTCATCGAGGAATATTCGCCGTTCAACGGAAAACTTCCTGCCCATTACGCCCTGCGGCAACCCAACCGCGGCATGGAGGGACTCTGCATCGGTAACGACGGAAAGACGCTCTATGGCATCATGCAGTCGCCTCTCGACGGCGGCTGTCCGGAGATATTCAGGACGAATATTCCCCTCCTGGTCATCGACACGGAAAACGGCACTTGCCGCGAATATGCCTACACACCCGACAGCCGGGAGTGCGGCGTAAGCGCCCTGGTATGCCTCGACGACACAACGCTGCTCGTTCTCGAACGCGACGGAAAATTCCCCGGCGATGGCGAAGTGTGCAAACGCATATACCGCATCACTCTGCCCGCAACCGACAGCTTGTGCCTGCTCTCCAAGACACTGGCTGCCGACCTGTTGCAGGTGTGTCCCGAATATGACCACGACAAGCCCGAAGGCATGGCCCTCATCAACGACTCGACACTCGGCGTTGTCAACGACGACGACTTCGGCATCGAGGCCACTGTCCCGGCCGGCTGCCGTTACCGGCAGAAACTGAAAAACAACGGTCGCACCGACCGCAACGAAATCTTCTTCTTCGGCTTTTAA
- a CDS encoding NAD(P)-dependent oxidoreductase, whose amino-acid sequence MEINKSLKFYEVSGYTIKEAIDEAKRCLNCKNPSCRKGCPIENDIPSFIHQLSMGNMGDAMAVINERSNLPAICGRVCPHEKQCEGHCILYPKGKGIRIGMLERFIADFDVEMSLIRERLPQKTRGKVAIIGSGPAGLTVAGDLARQGFNVTIFESQPEPGGVLMFGIPEYRLPKEVVRKEIKKIEALGVTFITNCVVGKDIDVDRIFEQEYDAVFIGSGTALPKSLNLPGCELKGIVQSSYFLRMVSLYNFGDIDRREVPVHEGEVVGVIGCGNVGMDAARTALRMGAKEVYVIYHKTEAEMSALRSEYEDAVAEGVKFLWCTATKEFVCDNNSGWITGLKADTPEGEKTLAFNRILLAIGSRPANRIVSTTTGIDVDESGYVITRERPYGMTTRKGVFAGGDVVHTPQTVVLAMKEAKRVAVGIAQYVDAKKLLEV is encoded by the coding sequence ATGGAAATAAACAAGAGCCTGAAATTTTATGAAGTGAGCGGATACACCATCAAGGAGGCCATCGACGAGGCCAAGCGTTGCTTGAACTGCAAGAATCCTTCCTGTCGCAAGGGGTGTCCCATCGAGAACGACATACCCTCGTTTATCCATCAGTTGTCGATGGGAAACATGGGTGATGCCATGGCGGTCATCAACGAGCGCAGCAACCTGCCGGCCATTTGCGGGCGGGTATGCCCGCACGAGAAGCAGTGCGAGGGGCATTGCATACTCTACCCCAAGGGAAAAGGCATACGCATCGGCATGCTCGAACGTTTCATTGCCGACTTCGACGTGGAGATGAGCCTTATCAGGGAACGTCTGCCGCAAAAGACCCGCGGAAAGGTGGCCATTATCGGTTCGGGTCCGGCGGGACTGACGGTGGCCGGCGATTTGGCCCGTCAGGGATTCAATGTGACCATCTTCGAGAGCCAGCCCGAGCCGGGTGGCGTGCTCATGTTCGGCATTCCCGAATATCGCCTGCCCAAAGAGGTGGTGCGCAAGGAGATAAAGAAAATCGAGGCACTCGGCGTGACCTTCATTACCAACTGTGTCGTGGGCAAGGACATCGACGTCGACCGCATCTTCGAGCAGGAATACGATGCCGTCTTCATCGGTTCGGGAACCGCCTTGCCCAAGTCGCTCAATCTGCCCGGCTGTGAGTTGAAGGGCATCGTGCAGTCGTCGTACTTCCTGCGCATGGTGAGCCTTTACAATTTCGGCGACATCGACCGCCGTGAAGTGCCTGTGCACGAAGGCGAGGTCGTGGGCGTGATAGGTTGCGGCAATGTGGGTATGGACGCTGCCCGCACCGCCCTGCGCATGGGAGCCAAGGAGGTGTATGTGATTTACCATAAGACCGAGGCGGAGATGTCGGCGTTGCGGTCGGAATATGAAGATGCCGTGGCCGAAGGCGTGAAATTCTTGTGGTGTACGGCGACCAAAGAGTTTGTTTGTGACAACAATTCAGGCTGGATTACCGGGCTGAAAGCCGATACGCCCGAAGGAGAAAAAACATTAGCCTTCAATCGTATCTTGCTGGCCATCGGCTCGCGGCCGGCCAATCGCATCGTCTCGACGACGACGGGTATCGATGTCGACGAGTCGGGATATGTCATCACGCGTGAGCGGCCCTATGGCATGACTACGCGCAAAGGGGTATTCGCCGGCGGCGATGTGGTGCACACGCCGCAGACCGTCGTGTTGGCCATGAAAGAGGCCAAGCGGGTGGCTGTGGGTATTGCCCAGTATGTCGACGCCAAAAAGTTGCTCGAAGTGTAA
- the gmd gene encoding GDP-mannose 4,6-dehydratase, which translates to MKKALITGITGQDGSFLAEFLLEKGYEVHGILRRSSSFNTGRIEHLYLDEWVRDMHQKRLINLHYGDMTDSSSLVRIIQAVQPGEIYNLAAQSHVKVSFDVPEYTAEADALGTLRLLEAVRILGLEKRCRIYQASTSELFGLVQEVPQRETTPFYPRSPYGVAKQYGFWITKNYREAYGMFAVNGILFNHESERRGENFVTRKITLAAARIAQGYQDKLYLGNLNALRDWGYAKDYVECMWLMLQHDTPEDFVIATGEYHTVREFTALAFKEVGIELRWEGEGVDEVGIDKATGRVLVAVDPRFFRPAEVEQLLGDPTKARTLLGWNPRKTTFPELVRIMVEHDMKFVKKLYLRSQIGQ; encoded by the coding sequence ATGAAAAAAGCATTGATTACAGGCATTACCGGTCAGGACGGTTCGTTCTTGGCCGAGTTTCTTTTGGAAAAAGGGTATGAAGTACATGGAATCCTTCGCCGCTCGTCGTCGTTCAATACCGGACGCATAGAGCATCTCTATCTCGATGAATGGGTGCGCGACATGCACCAAAAGCGGTTGATAAATCTGCATTATGGCGACATGACTGACTCGTCGTCGCTGGTGCGCATCATTCAGGCCGTGCAGCCCGGTGAAATTTATAACCTTGCCGCACAGTCACACGTCAAAGTCTCGTTCGACGTGCCCGAATATACGGCCGAGGCCGATGCTTTGGGCACCCTGCGTTTGCTCGAAGCCGTGCGCATTCTCGGCCTCGAAAAGCGGTGTCGCATCTATCAGGCATCGACCTCGGAACTCTTCGGGTTGGTGCAGGAAGTCCCCCAGCGGGAGACCACCCCGTTCTATCCCCGTTCGCCCTATGGCGTGGCCAAGCAATACGGTTTCTGGATTACCAAGAACTACCGCGAGGCATACGGCATGTTTGCCGTGAACGGTATCCTTTTCAACCATGAATCGGAGCGGCGCGGCGAGAATTTCGTCACGCGCAAGATTACCCTGGCCGCCGCCCGCATAGCGCAGGGCTATCAGGACAAGCTCTACCTGGGCAACCTCAATGCCTTGCGCGACTGGGGGTATGCCAAGGATTATGTCGAGTGCATGTGGCTGATGCTTCAACACGACACGCCCGAGGACTTTGTCATCGCTACCGGCGAATACCATACCGTGCGGGAATTTACGGCACTGGCCTTCAAGGAGGTGGGCATCGAACTCCGCTGGGAAGGCGAGGGCGTCGACGAAGTGGGCATCGACAAGGCTACGGGGCGTGTGCTTGTGGCGGTCGACCCGCGCTTCTTCCGTCCCGCTGAGGTGGAGCAGTTGTTGGGTGACCCCACCAAGGCCAGGACCCTGTTGGGGTGGAATCCGCGCAAGACGACTTTCCCCGAATTGGTGAGAATTATGGTGGAGCATGATATGAAATTTGTGAAAAAACTCTATCTTCGTTCACAAATCGGGCAGTGA
- the rpsO gene encoding 30S ribosomal protein S15, with the protein MYLTSEKKKEIFEKYGKNNTDTGSPESQIALFSYRISHLTEHLKSNHKDYTTERALKMLVGKRRRLLDYLQKIDIERYRAIVKELGLRK; encoded by the coding sequence ATGTATTTAACGTCAGAGAAAAAAAAGGAAATCTTTGAGAAGTACGGAAAGAACAATACTGATACTGGTTCTCCCGAGTCCCAGATTGCATTATTTTCCTATCGTATCTCTCATTTGACTGAGCACCTCAAGTCAAATCACAAAGATTATACGACCGAAAGAGCCCTGAAAATGCTGGTAGGTAAACGTCGCCGCCTGCTCGATTATCTCCAGAAAATCGACATCGAGCGCTACCGTGCCATCGTAAAAGAACTGGGCCTCAGAAAGTAA
- a CDS encoding GDP-L-fucose synthase, whose amino-acid sequence MEKNAKIYVAGHRGLVGSAIWNNLRVKGYTSLVGRTHAELDLLDGVAVKRFFDEERPDYVILAAAHVGGIMANNTYRADFIYENLQIQQNVIGEAFRHGVKKMLVLGSTCIYPRDCPQPIKEEYLLTGPLEYTNEPYALSKIVGLKMCESFNLQYGTNYLAVMPTNLYGPNDNFHLENSHVIPAMMRKIFLAHSLHEGDWKSVRADLDCRPVEGVTGAADKETIVATLLRYGIAAEAVTLWGTGRPLREFLWSEEMADASVFVMEQVDFKDLAGTSKEVRNCHINIGTGKEISIGDLARLIVATIGYRGRLQFDATKPDGTPRKLCDVTRLHSLGWCHKIEIEEGVKRLYHWYCQSINPSI is encoded by the coding sequence ATGGAAAAGAATGCGAAAATCTATGTCGCCGGCCATCGGGGGCTGGTAGGCTCGGCCATTTGGAACAACCTGCGGGTCAAAGGCTACACCTCTTTGGTGGGGCGCACGCATGCCGAGCTCGACTTGCTCGACGGGGTCGCCGTGAAACGCTTTTTCGACGAAGAACGCCCCGATTATGTCATCTTGGCCGCCGCTCATGTGGGCGGGATTATGGCCAACAACACCTATCGCGCCGATTTTATATACGAAAATTTGCAGATACAGCAGAATGTTATCGGCGAGGCTTTCCGCCACGGGGTGAAGAAAATGCTGGTCTTGGGCTCGACATGCATCTATCCCCGCGATTGTCCGCAGCCCATCAAGGAAGAATATCTGTTGACGGGGCCGCTCGAATATACCAATGAACCGTATGCCCTGTCGAAAATCGTCGGCTTGAAGATGTGCGAGAGCTTCAACCTGCAATACGGTACCAATTACCTGGCCGTGATGCCGACCAACCTGTACGGCCCCAACGACAACTTCCATCTCGAAAATTCCCATGTCATACCGGCCATGATGCGCAAGATATTCCTGGCGCACAGTCTGCACGAGGGCGACTGGAAGAGTGTGCGGGCCGACTTGGATTGTCGCCCCGTCGAAGGGGTGACCGGTGCGGCCGACAAGGAGACCATCGTGGCCACCCTTCTCCGTTACGGCATTGCGGCCGAGGCGGTCACCCTGTGGGGAACCGGCCGTCCGTTGAGAGAGTTTCTGTGGTCCGAAGAGATGGCCGATGCCAGCGTCTTCGTGATGGAGCAGGTCGATTTCAAGGACTTGGCGGGAACCTCGAAGGAGGTGCGCAACTGCCATATCAATATCGGTACGGGAAAAGAAATCTCCATCGGCGACTTGGCCCGGCTCATTGTCGCCACAATCGGCTATCGGGGCCGGTTGCAATTCGACGCCACCAAGCCCGACGGTACGCCCCGCAAACTCTGCGACGTGACCCGCCTGCATAGCCTTGGGTGGTGCCACAAGATAGAAATCGAAGAAGGTGTCAAGCGCCTTTATCACTGGTATTGTCAAAGTATTAACCCATCGATATGA
- a CDS encoding transglutaminase domain-containing protein — MKKIFVIFLLVCGSAGGYAQIIYKMQLRYFNRAALDSYPQEVVSFRQVDSICHVTIRNSAVKADTSLLKIVKQAVVDPSLPYPSDVLPFLEPTTLIDYRLPELQVIADTLFGNEKNVWSIISKGLKFASTYIETFDDSLAVEIDKGNSITEDIATILRRRKGTCSEHTNLFIALMRSRSIPCRFITGYVYYPPQIVGGAHAWAECYVNGAGWIPVDPQIGRLSYPIGIKLFAGKDYPDCGIKVLSDIEPLSIEIKNNAYLQRKK, encoded by the coding sequence ATGAAAAAAATCTTTGTAATATTCTTATTGGTATGTGGTAGCGCAGGTGGATATGCGCAGATTATCTATAAAATGCAATTACGGTATTTTAACCGTGCCGCACTCGATTCCTATCCGCAGGAGGTCGTATCTTTCCGGCAAGTTGATAGTATCTGTCATGTTACGATACGGAATTCAGCCGTAAAGGCCGATACGTCTCTTCTTAAAATAGTGAAGCAGGCCGTCGTTGATCCGAGTTTGCCTTATCCTTCTGACGTGTTGCCGTTTTTGGAACCGACAACTCTTATCGATTATCGCCTGCCCGAGTTACAAGTGATTGCAGATACGTTGTTTGGAAATGAAAAAAATGTGTGGTCGATTATAAGCAAGGGTTTGAAATTTGCATCGACTTATATTGAGACCTTCGATGATTCCCTGGCTGTGGAAATAGACAAGGGCAATAGTATCACGGAAGATATTGCGACCATACTCCGACGCAGGAAAGGCACTTGTAGCGAGCATACCAATCTGTTTATTGCCTTGATGCGTTCGAGGTCTATTCCATGTCGCTTTATTACCGGGTATGTTTATTATCCACCGCAGATCGTTGGCGGTGCCCATGCTTGGGCTGAATGTTATGTGAATGGTGCCGGCTGGATTCCGGTCGATCCGCAAATCGGACGGTTGTCTTATCCGATAGGAATAAAGCTTTTTGCCGGGAAGGATTATCCCGATTGCGGAATAAAGGTTTTGAGCGATATAGAGCCGCTCTCCATCGAAATTAAAAATAATGCCTATTTGCAGAGGAAAAAATAA
- the typA gene encoding translational GTPase TypA codes for MQKQNIRNIAIIAHVDHGKTTLVDKMLMAGRLFRDNQNTGELMLDNNDLERERGITILSKNVSIRYKDCKINIIDTPGHADFGGEVERVLNMADGCLLLVDAFEGPMPQTRFVLQKAIQMGLKPIVVINKVDKQNCRPDEVQEMVFELMFNLNATEEQLDFPTIYGSAKQNWMSTDWRKPTDNISVLLDTIIEHIPAPEYIEGPSQMLITSLDFSSYVGRIAIGRIHRGELREGQDIVLCKRDGSTVKQRIKELHIFEGMGRTRVESAASGEICALVGIEGFEIGDTIADVNTPEALPRIAIDEPTMSMTFTNNDSPFFGRDGKYVTSRHIAERLEKELERNLALRVEKAPEDGVWTVYGRGVLHLSILIETMRREGYELQVGQPQVIVKEIDGVKCEPVEQLTINVPEEYASKMIDMVTRRKGDLLSMDTQGDRIHLEFSIPSRGIIGLRNNVLTASAGEAIMAHRFLEYQPWKGDIERRTNGSLIAMEAGTAYAYALDKLQDRGRFFIFPQEEVYAGQVVGENAKEGDIVVNVTKSKKLTNMRASGADEKARIIPPIVMSLEESLEYIKEDEYLEVTPHHLRIRKIILDELERKRANR; via the coding sequence ATGCAAAAACAAAACATTCGGAATATCGCCATCATCGCCCACGTCGACCACGGAAAAACCACCCTCGTCGACAAGATGCTGATGGCCGGCCGCCTCTTCCGTGACAACCAGAACACGGGCGAGCTCATGCTCGACAACAACGACCTCGAACGGGAACGCGGCATAACGATTCTGTCGAAAAACGTATCGATACGGTACAAAGACTGCAAGATAAACATCATCGACACCCCGGGGCACGCCGACTTCGGTGGCGAGGTGGAACGCGTACTCAACATGGCCGACGGCTGCCTGCTGCTGGTCGACGCCTTCGAAGGTCCCATGCCCCAAACCCGCTTTGTGTTGCAAAAGGCCATTCAGATGGGGCTGAAACCCATCGTCGTCATCAACAAGGTCGACAAGCAGAACTGCCGTCCCGACGAGGTGCAGGAAATGGTATTCGAACTGATGTTCAACCTCAATGCCACCGAGGAACAACTCGACTTCCCCACCATCTACGGTTCGGCCAAACAAAACTGGATGTCGACCGACTGGCGCAAACCCACCGACAACATCTCGGTATTGCTCGATACCATCATCGAACACATTCCCGCCCCGGAATATATCGAAGGCCCCTCGCAAATGCTCATCACCTCGCTCGACTTCTCGTCGTATGTGGGCCGTATCGCCATAGGCCGCATACACCGCGGTGAATTGCGCGAAGGCCAAGACATCGTGTTGTGCAAGCGCGACGGCTCGACCGTGAAACAACGCATCAAGGAACTGCACATCTTCGAAGGCATGGGCCGCACCCGCGTCGAAAGCGCTGCTTCGGGTGAGATATGCGCCCTGGTAGGCATAGAGGGCTTCGAAATCGGCGATACCATTGCCGATGTCAATACCCCCGAAGCACTGCCCCGTATCGCCATCGACGAGCCCACCATGTCGATGACCTTCACCAACAACGATTCGCCCTTCTTCGGCCGCGACGGAAAGTATGTCACCTCGCGCCACATCGCCGAACGCCTCGAAAAAGAGTTGGAACGCAACCTCGCCCTGCGCGTCGAGAAAGCACCCGAAGACGGCGTGTGGACAGTCTATGGCCGCGGTGTGCTGCACCTCTCGATTCTCATCGAGACGATGCGCCGCGAAGGCTATGAACTGCAAGTGGGACAACCCCAGGTCATCGTCAAGGAAATCGACGGTGTAAAATGCGAACCCGTGGAACAGCTCACCATCAACGTTCCCGAAGAGTACGCCAGCAAAATGATCGACATGGTAACCCGCCGCAAAGGCGACCTGCTCTCGATGGACACGCAAGGCGACCGCATACACCTCGAATTCTCGATTCCCTCGCGCGGCATCATCGGCCTGCGCAACAACGTGCTCACCGCTTCGGCCGGCGAAGCCATCATGGCCCACCGATTCCTCGAATACCAGCCGTGGAAAGGCGACATCGAACGCCGCACCAACGGTTCGCTCATCGCCATGGAGGCCGGTACCGCATACGCCTATGCACTCGACAAGCTGCAAGACCGCGGCCGCTTCTTCATCTTCCCGCAGGAAGAGGTCTATGCGGGACAGGTCGTGGGCGAGAACGCCAAGGAGGGCGACATCGTGGTCAACGTCACCAAGTCAAAAAAGCTCACCAACATGCGTGCATCGGGTGCCGACGAAAAGGCGCGCATCATTCCGCCCATCGTGATGAGCCTCGAAGAGTCGCTCGAATACATCAAGGAAGACGAGTACCTCGAAGTGACCCCCCATCACCTGCGCATACGCAAAATCATTCTCGACGAACTCGAACGCAAACGTGCCAACCGATAA
- a CDS encoding cupin domain-containing protein, whose product MRIILLSGGSGKRLWPLSNDARSKQFLKLLEAPDGTRESMLQRIVRQIKESGLDAPITVATSVSQKDAITTQLGNAVDVVTEPERRNTFPAIALATTHLLKDKQCGRDEVVVVMPIDPYTDESYFAVIVQMAAAAERGAADVMLMGIRPKRPSATFGYIIPDMAHADADVYPVVRFVEKPEIQYAEKLIREGALWNGGVFAFKLGFLDDYIARYVKADTFDEMRLRYLELPKISFDFEVVEKTSSVGVVPFNGNWKDLGTWNSLTEEMPDRTIGNAVMGEGSDGTHVVNELEIPIVCLGMKNAIVAASPDGILVGDKDSCTRLKSYATRFAKRPMYEERRWGTYKVMGYNVLPDGYRALTKLLCIKAGCNISYQYHNRREEVWTFIDGRGQLALDGRVVEVGRGDVIHIKVGQKHAVRAVTDLQIIEVQMGSELVEEDIVRLSWEWRE is encoded by the coding sequence ATGAGAATCATATTATTATCGGGCGGCTCGGGAAAACGCCTTTGGCCGTTGTCGAACGACGCCCGCTCCAAACAGTTCCTCAAATTGCTCGAAGCTCCCGACGGTACGCGGGAGTCGATGCTGCAACGCATTGTGCGGCAAATCAAGGAGTCGGGGCTCGACGCCCCCATCACGGTCGCTACCAGCGTGTCGCAGAAAGATGCCATAACCACCCAGCTCGGTAATGCTGTCGACGTGGTTACCGAGCCCGAACGTCGCAACACCTTCCCCGCGATAGCTTTGGCGACGACCCATCTGCTCAAAGACAAGCAATGCGGTCGCGACGAGGTTGTCGTGGTGATGCCCATCGACCCCTATACCGATGAAAGTTATTTTGCCGTCATCGTGCAGATGGCCGCGGCCGCCGAGCGGGGTGCCGCCGATGTGATGTTGATGGGAATCCGCCCGAAGAGACCTTCGGCGACATTCGGTTATATCATTCCCGACATGGCACATGCCGATGCCGACGTTTATCCGGTAGTCCGTTTCGTCGAAAAGCCCGAGATTCAGTATGCCGAGAAGTTGATACGCGAAGGGGCTCTTTGGAATGGGGGCGTCTTTGCCTTCAAACTGGGTTTCCTCGACGATTACATTGCCCGTTATGTCAAGGCCGACACCTTCGACGAGATGCGGTTGCGTTATCTCGAACTGCCCAAAATCAGTTTCGATTTCGAGGTGGTGGAGAAAACCTCGTCGGTGGGTGTGGTACCTTTCAACGGAAATTGGAAAGACCTCGGAACCTGGAACAGCCTCACCGAGGAAATGCCCGACCGCACCATCGGCAATGCCGTCATGGGCGAAGGCTCCGACGGTACCCATGTGGTGAATGAGTTGGAGATACCGATTGTGTGCCTCGGCATGAAAAACGCCATCGTGGCAGCCAGTCCCGACGGAATCCTGGTGGGCGATAAGGACTCTTGCACCCGCCTCAAATCCTATGCCACCCGTTTTGCCAAGCGACCCATGTATGAGGAGCGGCGCTGGGGTACCTACAAGGTGATGGGCTACAACGTATTGCCCGACGGCTATCGAGCCCTGACCAAGCTCCTCTGCATCAAGGCCGGTTGCAACATCAGCTACCAGTATCACAACCGTCGCGAGGAGGTGTGGACCTTTATCGACGGTCGGGGACAGCTGGCGCTCGACGGTCGTGTCGTCGAAGTGGGCCGGGGCGATGTCATACACATCAAGGTGGGACAGAAGCACGCCGTGCGGGCTGTCACCGACTTGCAGATCATCGAGGTGCAGATGGGCAGCGAACTTGTCGAGGAAGACATCGTGCGGCTGTCGTGGGAATGGAGAGAATGA